Genomic window (Salvelinus alpinus chromosome 26, SLU_Salpinus.1, whole genome shotgun sequence):
tgttgtatgtgtcgaactgctttgctttatcttggccaggtcgcaattgtaaatgagaacgtgttctcaatttgcctacctggttaaataaaggttaaataaaaaaaattaaaattaaaatttgCTAATGATTAGAATTTTGGAGATCATTACAGCCTAAATGACGTTCTTTTCATCATCGCAATGCGAACAAGGCTGATTTCCACGACAATTTTGCTGTTTAAACAAGTTTTGTTTCGCTAATAAAACTAAAATGTTAATTCAAACTACTTTTGGGGACCTTGTTAACATGACATGAAATCCACGTCTTAAACGCTGCTACGTTTCAGAAATGTCAAAGAAAACGTGTCATCTGCTTGACACATTCAAATTAAATACACCTTACAGATCACCAAGTCAGCTaatttccactccattcataCGCAAATACGTTTGATTCATTCACTGGCTTGTCTGGCCATCATGTTTTTATTTTCATCTGCGCTTCCCATatctacactgaaataatatCATTTCAGTAGTCCTCTATTATGATTCATTTTTTGTGCGGACCATGCGAGCGCTTCTGAGGTGAAATAGCCAAGCAACCAGCATAGCAACGGACGCTTTGGCTCATTACATAATCCGGTCAGAATTTGAGTAACAGCCCTAGCAACAGCCCTAGCAACAGAATCTACAGTAGAACTcatcgaatcccattgtgacgtagatggggacactatttggcatgaaatgccccctggaggtcagggcccttgGGCACATGCCCTGGGTGCCCGGCCGGTATTCGGCCATGAATACTACATgtttagataactggctagactaaATTACCACTCTAAAAATTGTTAGTGGAGgcggctaattgagtgactgtcagttacTGACAAAGGGATCAACAACCAAATTTCgaacttgcaccttgtgtattgtaTTATTTTAACTCTCAACATTAAGTTGAGACCACGACTGAGCAAACTATTTTAAATttcagcaaccaggaaatggcggagtggTTTCTGCATAGTACACCTTTCAGAAAACTTCAATCATAAATTTGTTGTTCTCTAGAGAGAACCTGTCAACCTTTGTTTATGAGACTTCTTACCAATAAATTATGCATTATTTTACTTTCTTCCCTCGCTCCAGAGACGTAGCAGTGAGCTCCTTGATTGTTCTCTTAATGGTCCATTCGGTTCCTTGTGTCAGGTTGGAAGCTAAAAGGAACACAGAAAAAAAAGGCAAGTACTTCTGACGTAATGACagcttaaaaataaaatatacatatatacactgctcaaaaaaataaagggaacacttaaacaacacaatgtaactccaagtcaatcacacttctgtgaaatcaaactgtacatttaggaagcaacactgattgacaataaatttcacatgctgttgtgcaaatggaatagacaacaggtggaaattataggcaattagcaagacacccccaataaaggagtggttctgcaggtggtgaccacagaccatttctcagttcctatgcttcctggctgatgttttggtcacttttgaatgctggcggtgctttcactctagtggtagcatgagacggagtctacaacccacacaagtggctcaagtagtgcagctcatccaggatggcacatcaatgcgagctgtggcaagaaggtttgctgtgtctgtcagcgtagtgtccagagcatggaggcgctaccaggagacaggccagtacatcaggagacgtggaggaggccgtaggagggcaacaacccagcagcaggaccgctacctccgcctttgtgcaaggaggagcaggaggagcactaccagagccctgcaaaatgacctccagcaggtcacaaatgtgcatgtgtctgctcaaacggtcagaaacagactccatgagggtggtatgagggcccgacgtccacaggtgggggttgtgcttacagcacaacaccgtgcaggacgtttggcatttgccagagaacaccaggattggcaaattcgccactggcgccctgtgctcttcacagatgaaagcaggttcacactgagcacgtgacagacgtgacagagtctggagacgccgtggagaacgttctgctgcctgcaacatcctccagcatgaccggtttggcggtgggtcagtcatggtgtggggtggcatttctttggggggccgcacagccctccatgtgctcgccagaggtagcctgactgccattaggtaccgagatgagatcctcagaccccttgtgagaccatatgctggtgcggttggccctgggttcctcctaatgcaagacaatgctagacctcatgtggctggagtgtgtcagcagttcctgcaagaggaaggcattgatgctatggactggccatcccgttccccagacctgaattcaattgagcacatctgggacatcatgtctcgctccatccaccaacgccacgttgcaccacagactgtccaggagttggcggatgctttagtccaggtctgggaggagatccctcaggagaccatccgccacctcatcaggagcatgcccaggcgttgtagggaggtcatacaggcacgtggaggtcACACACACTAccgagcctcattttgacttgttttaaggaaattacatcaaagttggatcagcctgtagtgtggttttccactttaagtttgagtgtgactccaaatccagacctccatgggttgataaatttgatttccattgatcatttttgtgtgatttttgtcagcacattcaactatgtaaagaaaaaagtatttaataagaatatttcattcattcagatctaggatgtgttattttagtgttcccttaatttttttgagcagtgtacataaatacatacatacacacacacacttaccggacagtttattaggtacatcaccccgttcacaaaaatgtatcgctcctacagacagtgagtcacgtggccgtgtcTTGCTATATAAAACAGGCAGACAGGAATTGAGGCATTCAGTTATTGtttgattgaatgttagaatTGGCAAAACTAGTggcctaagcgactttgagtgtGATATGACTgatacaggctggtggcggtggtggcggtggtggcggtggtgtactgAACTCCAATCTGCAGCAGAGGGTGAAGAATCAAAagtctattttgatttgtttcaaaaTATGTTGTAATATGTTGTAagtaggttactacatgattccatatgtgttatttcatagtcctgatggcttcactattattctacaatgtagaaaatagtaaaaaataaagaaaaacccttgaatgagtaggtgtgtccaaacttttgactggtactgtagagagagagagagagagagagagatattgggGGGGGCTTACGTCGCTTATGCCTGGAttcggccctgtgtgtgtgtggatgtggatgtggacgtgtttaactatacttgtggggacaaGGTCAAACGCTATTTGtagggggttaaggttagaatagGTTTAGGAtcaaggttaggtttttgggttaaagttaaggttagggtacaggttagagtttggtttagggttagggttagggttagggaaaataggattagTTGTAACAAGGCTAGTTGtagaaaactgtgtgtgtgtgtgtgtgtgtgtgtgtgtgtgtgtgtgtgtgtgtgtgtgtgtgtgtgtgtgtgtgtgtgtgtgtgtgtgtgtgtgtgtgtgtgtgtgtgtgtgtgtgtgtgtgtgtgtgtgtgtgtgtttacttttCCGTATGCTCCAGTAAATACTCTAGAGTTGTCAGAAGCCTTTGTTTCCAGTGACAGCTTGTCTGGGCTGTGGGGAAATACAGACGAGCTAAGCTCTCATTATGTCAGAAGCACGTCTTGGTTttattttctgtgtttttttatttttctgtGTTCCTTTTAGCTTCCAACCTGACACAAGGAACCGAATGGACCATTAAGAGAACAATCAAGGCGCTCACTGCTACGTCTCTGGAGCGAGGGAAGAAAGTAAAATAATGCATAATTTATTGGTAAGAAGTCTCATAAACAAAGGTTGACAGGTTCTCTCTAGAGAACAACACATTTATGATTGAAGTTTTCTGAAAGGTGTACTATGCAGAAAccactccgccatttcctggttgctgaaATTTAAAATAGTTTGACTAATTTCACTTCATGTAACAAAACACGTAACTCATATATGCCATTCAGCAGACACTTTTGTCCAAAGTGACTTATAGTCTgcgcatgcatacattttacatatgggtacCTCCAGCGGgagttgaacccacaacccttggTATTGTAAGCACCATGCTCAACCGACTGAGCCACAATGGGACCActtgtagagaatcattgtaccctctaaactgctgtgaaatattttTTCaataatattgtattttcagctgtttgaagctggtgtacaaaaccgaaagcaaGAGGAGGCAAAAAggaaacttaagaacaggaaacagcgcacatagaacatctaccgcttcttagactagCTTTCCATGGGAATGACAGATCTAGAACTGccgtttctatgtgaatttggtcaggtcgccgaAAAAGTTACATATAGCATCTTAAACTCTGGtgccctcccctcttctccttgtaacgcctctcctcttcttccagcGCCtggcctctcctcttcttccagagcctggcctctcctctcctttcagcgCTTGGTCTTGCCtcgcctctctcctctccttccagcgcctggcctggcctggcctggcctctctcctctccttccagcgCCTGGcctggcctctcctctcctctctcctctccttccagcgCCTACCCTCACCTCTTCTTCCAGTGCCtggcctctcctcttcttccagggcctggcctctcctcttctctcctctccttccagcgCCTGGcctggcctctcctctcctctcctttcagcgCTTGGTCTTGCCTCGCCTCTCTCCTTCCAGCGCCTGGCCTCGactcacctctcctgtcctctctcctctcttccagcaCCTGGcctggcctctcctctcctctctcctctacttccAGCGCCTAGCCtcacttcttctctcctctccttccagcaCCTGGCCtggcctctcctcttctgtcctctcctccgttGTCCTGCCCTCCTTTCCTCTGAAGTCCTCCTGTGACCTTCACCAGTCTCTAGCCACGAGGTGGTTCATCATTGTTCTTTGAGATCAACGACTCCACAGACCACTGCCTGGAAACAGCAGCTTTAGCATCAGCTTGATTTGGCCACAGGGagcaagagaggaagagagaaagtgaAAATGCAGAAACCCAGATGAGGTGAGCTCTTTGGGGGCAGTCGGCAGTAGGAGTTGGTGGAGCGCTTCAGTGTTAATGTCCTCCATTATGTTTCTGGGGTTGGCCGAAGCTCCAACCGCAGCTCCTAAGTGATTGGCTTTCTGCTTGGCGGGGTACGAAGGAGGGCGCCACTCGTAGCTGGTTAGAGTCAGACCCTCGCTCTGTTGTTCTAAAAGCCATTAAGAGAAGGTGAAGAATGATGGCTACCACCTCTGTGGCCAGGGGTGCTCCATCACCCCCTAACCCAGCCTCTCAGCCACCCtacctcccagcctcccagcccACCTGCCTCCCAGCTTCCCAGCCGCCAAGCCTCCCAGCCTCCCTGCCGCCCAGCCTCCCAGCCACCCAGCCTCCCAGCCGCCCAGCCTCCCAGCCGCCCAGCCTCCCAGCCGCCCTACCTTCCAGCCTGCCAGAGGCCCTACCTCCCTGCCCCCCAGCAACTCTACCTCCCTGCCTCCCAGCAACTCTACCTCCCTGCCACTCTGCCTCCCAGCAACTCTACCTCCCTGCCTACCAGCAACTCTACCTCCCTGCCCCCCAGCCACTCTACCTCCCTGCCCCCAAGCAACTCTacctccctgcctcccagcctcccagccaCCCTACCTCCAAGCAACTCTacctccctgcctcccagccactctacctccctgcctcccagccaCTCTACCTCCCTGCCTCTCAACCTGCCTCCCAGTCACTCTACCTCCCTGCCTCCCAGTCACTCtacctcccagcctcccagtcACTCTACCTCCcagcctccctgcctcccagccactctacctccctgcctcccagccaCCCTACCTACCAGCCTCCCAGCCACCCTACCTCACAGCCTCCCAGCCACTCTACCTCCCAGCCTACCAGCCACTCTACCTCCCTGCCTCCCAGCGTCCCAGCCACCCTACCTCCCAGCCACTCTacctccctgcctcccagccaCCCTACCTCCCAGCCACCCTACCTCCCAGCCACTCTacctccctgcctcccagcctcccagccaCCCTACCTCCCAGCCactctgcctccctgcctcccagccactctacctccctgcctaccagccactctacctccctgcctaccagccactctacctccctgcctcccagccaCTCTACCTACCTGCCTCCCAGCCACTCTacctccctgcctcccagccactctacctccctgcctcccagccactctacctccctgcctcccagccactctacctccctgcctcccagccaCTCTACCTCCCTGCCTCGCAGCCACTCTACATCCCTGCCTACCAGCCACTCTACCTCCCTGCATCCCAGCCActcctcctccctgcctcccagccactctacctccctacctccaagcaactctacctccctgcctcccagtcactctacctccctgcctcccagccactctacctccctgcctcccagccaCTCTACCTCCCTGCCTCTCAGCCACCCTACCTCCCAGCCACTCTACTTCCCTGCCTCCCAGCCACTCTacctccctgcctcccagccactctacctccctgcctcccagcctccctacctccctgcctcccagccactctacctccctgcctcccagccactctacctccctgcctcccagccactctacctccctgccactctacctcccagcctcccagccaCCCTACCTCCCAGCCACTCTACCTCCCAGCCTCACCAGCCACTCTACCTCCCAGCCACTCTACCTCTCTGCCTCACAGCCACCTTACCTCCCAGCCactctacctccctacctcccagccactctgcctccctgcctcccagccactctgcctccctgcctcccagccactctacctcccttcctcgcagccactctacctccctgcctcgcagccactctacctccctgcctcgcagccactctacctccctgcctcccagccactctgcctcccagccactctgcctcccagccactctgcctcccagccactctgcctccctgcctcccagccactctacctccctgcctaccagccactctacctccctgcctaccagccactctacctccctgcctaccagccactctacctccctacctcccagtcactctacctccctgcctcacagccactctacctccctacctcccagcctcccagccactctacctccctgcctcccagccaCCCTACCTCCCAGCCACTCTACTTCCCTGCCTCCCCGCCACTCTacctccctgcctcccagccactctacctccctgcctcccagccactctacctccctgcctcccagccactctacctccctgcctcccagccactctacctccctgcctcccagccactctacctccctgcctcccagccactctacctccctgcctcccagccactctacctccctgcctcccagcaactctacctccctacctcccagccactctacctccctgcctcccagccactctacctccctgcctcccagccactctacctccctgcctcccagccactctacctccctgccactctacctcccagcctcccagccaCCCTACCTCCCAGCCACTCtacctcccagcctcccagccaCTCTACCTCCCAGCCACTCTACCTCTCTGCCTCCCAGCCACCCTACCTCCC
Coding sequences:
- the LOC139554351 gene encoding uncharacterized protein, giving the protein MPPGASNLTQGTEWTIKRTIKALTATSLERGKKPLSHPTSQPPSPPASQLPSRQASQPPCRPASQPPSLPAAQPPSRPASQPPYLPACQRPYLPAPQQLYLPASQQLYLPATLPPSNSTSLPTSNSTSLPPSHSTSLPPSNSTSLPPSLPATLPPSNSTSLPPSHSTSLPPSHSTSLPLNLPPSHSTSLPPSHSTSQPPSHSTSQPPCLPATLPPCLPATLPTSLPATLPHSLPATLPPSLPATLPPCLPASQPPYLPATLPPCLPATLPPSHPTSQPLYLPASQPPSHPTSQPLCLPASQPLYLPAYQPLYLPAYQPLYLPASQPLYLPASQPLYLPASQPLYLPASQPLYLPASQPLYLPASQPLYLPASQPLYIPAYQPLYLPASQPLLLPASQPLYLPTSKQLYLPASHHSTSLPPSHSTSLPTSHSTSLPPSHSTALPPSHSTALPPSYSTSQPPSHSNFLPPSNSTHLPPSHSTSQPPSHPTSQPLYHPTSQPPTLSPCLPPTLPPCHLAFHPPYLPAT